The Amycolatopsis endophytica genome includes the window AGGCTGCGGCCCGACCCGGCGCCGCGTCCGGTGGACCTCGACCCGCACCGCGTCTGGTCGCTGACGCGCATCCTCGCCGGGGAGCCCACCAACGGGTGAGTTCGGCGTGTCACGCAACCTCCTCCCACCCTCGCGCGCCTACTGAGCACAGCATCGGGGGCGGGAAGGAGGCCCGGATGTGGGTGCAGATCGGCCTCGTCGGCCTGCTCGGCGTGGTGTTCCTGGTGCGGCTCGTGGTGGTCCTGCGTCACGATCGTGAACCGCGCGGCGTGACCAAGCCGGACTCGTAGGCCAATACCACGAGCTGGGCGCGGTCGCGGGCCCCGAGCTTCGTCATGATGCGGCTGACGTGCGTGCGCGCGGTGGCCGTGGAGATCACCAGCTGCGCGGCGATCTCGTCGTTGGACAACCCGCCCGCGACCAGGGCCAGCACCTCGCGTTCGCGGTCGGTGATCTGGCGGACGGCGGCGGCGTCGATCCGCCGGTTCTCCGGACGGCCGACGAACTCGCTGATCAGGCGCCTTGTCACGGTCGGCGCCAGCAGGGCCTCCCCGGCGGCGACCACCCGCAGCGCGCGGAGCAGCTCGACCGGCTCGGTGTCCTTGAGCAGGAATCCGCTGGCACCCGAACGCAGTGCCTGGAACACGTACTCGTCGACGTCGAAGGTGGTCAGCACCAGGACCTTCACATCCGCCAGCTCCGGATCGCCGGTGATCTCGCGGGTCGCGGTCAGGCCGTCGGTTCCCGGCATGCGGATGTCCATCACGACCACGTCCGGCCGGTGCTCGCGGGCCAGCGCAACCGCTTGCGCACCGTCGGATGCCTCCCCGCACACCTCGAAACCGTCCTCGGTCTCCAGCAGCACGCGGAACCCGGCGCGCACCAGCGCCTGGTCGTCGGCGAGCACGACCCGGATCATGACCCGTCCTCCAGGGGTAGTTCGGCGCGGACCTCGAACCCGCCGTCGACGGCGCGGGCTTCCGTCCGGCCACCGAGGGTGGTGGCGCGTTCCTGCATGCCACGCAGGCCGTTGCCGATGGTCGGATGGTCGGCGCCGCGGCCGTCGTCACGCACCACGAGCTGGAAGTGCCCGTCCCGCCGGGCGAAGCGGATGTCGACGGTGCGGGGCTGGTTGGCGTGGCGGACCACGTTGGTCAGCGACTCCTGCAGGATGCGGTAGGCCGCGCCGTCGACCGGCGCGGGCAGGTCGCCGGGCGTGCCGTGCACGCGGACGGTGAGGCCGGTGGCCCGGGTGTGGTCGAGCAGCTCGTCGAGTTGCCGCAGGCTCGGCGCGGGCCCGAGCCCTTGGCCGGAACGCAGGACGGTGACGGTGGCGCGGAGGTCGGCGAGCGCGGCGGCGCTGGCCTCCTTGATCGCCTGCAGCGCGGCGACGGCCTGGTCCGGCCGCCGGTCCGCGACGTGCACCGCGACGCCCGCCTGGACGTTGATCATGGCCAGGCTGTGGGCGACGACGTCGTGCACCTCGCGGGCGATGCGCAGGCGTTCCTGTTCGGCCAGCCGCGACTGCCGCTCCGCCGCTTCCTGCCGCACGGCCTGCCTCGCCGCGGCCCGGTTGCGGACGGCGGTCCCGGTACCGACGACGGCGACGAGCCACACCGTCAGCAGCCCCGCGCGCGCGTCGAGGACAAATGTGCCGCCGGTCGCCAGGTGCACGACCAGGGCCAGCAGCACCATGACCGCACCGGTGACCCCCGCGACGAGCGGTCCCCGGCGGCGGGTGAGCACGAACAACGCGACGGTCGGCAGGACCATCGCCGGACCGCTCGGCTGGCCCGACGTGTAGTAGGCCCAGGTCACGCCCGCCGTGACGACGAAGACCGGCAGCGGCACCCGCCGGGCGGCGGACAACGGCAGCGCCGCACCCGCGAGCCACAGGTAGCCGGGCAGATCGAGCGGATTCCCCTGGCCACGGCCCGCCGCCGTGGTCACCCCGAGCACGAACACCATCGGGACGAGGGTGAGCACCACGTCCGCGAGGGAGGGCCACCTGCCGGGAGCACGCACGACCACGAAGCTACGTCAGACGGCGGGCCACCGCGTCCGTCGAAAAGCGGCTCTTGGGTTACGACTCGTGCGGTAGGCGGACCGGTCAGGGCAGGCGCGGCAGGACTTCGCGCCACGCTTCGAGTTCGCGGCGCAGCTCCTCGCGCCCGACGAAACCGGCGATGGCGACCGCGGGCTGGACGACGTTGCGCACCCGCCGCAGCGTGCGCATCTTGTCGACGTCCTCGGCCCGGTAGGCCCACTCCACGGCATCCGCCTCCGCCGGGGTCAGGCCGGCCAGGGCCAGGCACGCGGCCACCACCTCGTCCGCGTCCAGCCCCGCACCGGCCGGATCGTCCAGGGTGCGGAAGAGGTTCGCCTCCCGTGGACGGACCTCGCGGTCCTCCAGCGCGCCCTCCTCGCGGGCGGTTTCGAGGGCCGACACCGCGAGCCGGGCCCATTCGGCGCGGGCCTCGTCCGCCGTCCTCGCCCGGAGCGTCGCCGTCTGGATGAGGCCCAGCCAGTTGCCGCCGCCGCGCGTCTCCCGCAACCGGGCACGCTGCTCCTCGCGCGGAAGCCGCCGGAGCTCGTCAGCCAGATCCACGGATCGGGTTCCTTTCGAAGCCGTCCATCACACCGTGCTGCCCGAACGCGTTCACACCCTCCTCGATGATGGCGTCCGGGTCCTGCTGCACATTGTGGAGGTAGTGCCCGCTGTGGTTGTCGATCTCCAGGCCGAAGTACCCCGCGTCGGACGATCCGGCGACGTTGGCCTGGCCCGCGGCGCGCACCGGCCCGCCGCCCGCGATCGCGGCGTGGCTGATCTCGTCGCCGTTGACGTTGTGCGGCGCGACCCGCAGATCGCCGTCGGCGGTGACCACCCACTTCAGCTGGCCATCGCCCTGGGCGATCATGGCGTCGAACTCCGGGGTGCCGGGCGTGGTCGGCTCGACCCCGTTGCGCCGCATCACTTCGAGCTCGTCGTTGAGCTGGTCCGGCTGCTGGTTCTGGAAGGTGCACCCCTCCAGGCCCAGCGGGTCGATCCAGCCCGTGGGGTTGCGGACATAGCCCTGGGTGTTCGGTGACGGCGCGAGCCCGAGCGGGTCGTGTGAGACGTAGCGGCCGGTCGCCGGGTCGTAGTAGCGCTGGTAGTTGTAGTGCAGCCCGGTCTCGGCGTCGAAGTACTGACCGGGGAAGCGCAATGGCGTGCCGGCCCGCCCGGACAACCTCCCCAGCGCCTCGCCCCACAATGTCGTCTGGTGCTGCCAGGCCAGGCCGCCGTGCTCGTCGACCAGTTCGGTCGGAGCACCCACGAGGTCGGTGACGATCGAGTAGAACTCGCGGTCGATCCAGCCCTGCGACGCGTCGCGGGCCCGCCGCGTCTGCACCAGCGGCCGATGCTTGCCCGGTTCCCAGTCCCAGGTCGTGGCGTCCACGCCGTTGTGCACCTGTTCGGCGAGCGTGGTCCCGTCCCAGATGAAGTCGACCTGCTCCACGACGGCGCCGCCGTGGCCGAGGCGCTGCTTGGCGATGCGGCGGCCGAGCGGGTCGTAGGCGTAGCGCCAGCGTGAACCGTCGGGGGTCACGACGGCCACGAGCCGGTCCTCGGCGTCCCAGGTGTAGCGCCAGGTGTCCGGTTTGGCGGACAGCCGCTTCTTCTGGCGGAGCACGACGCGGCCCTGCGCGTCGTGCTCGTACCGGACGCGGCCGGTCGCGCGCAGCAGCGTTCCGGCGAACTGCCGCGGCGACGGTGGATCTCCGGGAACGGCGTCCATCGTGAGGTTGCCCGCCCGGTCGTAGGCGTAGCGCTCGGCACCGGCGGGACTGTCCACACCGGTCACCCGGCCCGCCGCGTCGAGGTGCAGG containing:
- a CDS encoding sensor histidine kinase, giving the protein MVFVLGVTTAAGRGQGNPLDLPGYLWLAGAALPLSAARRVPLPVFVVTAGVTWAYYTSGQPSGPAMVLPTVALFVLTRRRGPLVAGVTGAVMVLLALVVHLATGGTFVLDARAGLLTVWLVAVVGTGTAVRNRAAARQAVRQEAAERQSRLAEQERLRIAREVHDVVAHSLAMINVQAGVAVHVADRRPDQAVAALQAIKEASAAALADLRATVTVLRSGQGLGPAPSLRQLDELLDHTRATGLTVRVHGTPGDLPAPVDGAAYRILQESLTNVVRHANQPRTVDIRFARRDGHFQLVVRDDGRGADHPTIGNGLRGMQERATTLGGRTEARAVDGGFEVRAELPLEDGS
- a CDS encoding response regulator, producing MIRVVLADDQALVRAGFRVLLETEDGFEVCGEASDGAQAVALAREHRPDVVVMDIRMPGTDGLTATREITGDPELADVKVLVLTTFDVDEYVFQALRSGASGFLLKDTEPVELLRALRVVAAGEALLAPTVTRRLISEFVGRPENRRIDAAAVRQITDREREVLALVAGGLSNDEIAAQLVISTATARTHVSRIMTKLGARDRAQLVVLAYESGLVTPRGSRS